CCGACAAGCAGGGGTAACGTCCGATACTGCAGGCAGATTCATTTAAAGATAAAAGCAAATGGGTGGGTGGTGGGCATGGGTACCCACCCACctaagcttaaaaaaaaaaccctaattctactctctctctcctaccaCTCACTCCTCTCCTTTCTCTCATGCTTCTCACATTCTTCTTGCAAATCCTGGGTCGTGGCTCACATAAGCTGATTGTAGCCGAGAGACCCACAACCATGGTCGTGGGTTTCTTGAGCTGGTTGTAGCTGAGAGACCCACAACTATGGCCATCGGTCTCTCGAGCTGGTTGCAACCCGCAGTCATGGCTTGGTCGTGGGTCTGCACAGAGACCCACAGCCAAGCCGTGACAGTGGGTTTTTGCAACCAACAACCATGACTTGGTCGTGGGTCTACACAGAGACCCACATCCAAGATGTGGTTGACGACCAAGGGTAAGTtgttttcactattttttttaatttctggttGGATCTACGTATTTGAAGTTTGATCtagattttgggatttgaatatAAACATTTGGGGATGGATCTGTGATTCTGTCGGTTTGTAATGTAGACAACAAAAGAGAAGCATAGCAAAGGGCCGAGAGTTGTCTCTATATGTGTTATGGAAGAGGGTTGGGGCAGATCGAGAGCACGATGGTCATGGCAGATTTTTTATGGGAAAAAGCATACAGGCAGGGTGGAAAATGACCACCCTGCCCATGTGGGTGCGGAGGGAAGGTAGCACCCTTAGTTACGCAAAATCCACAATCTTTTGCTACATGAATATGCTGTCATCCGTCATCAATGTGCATACAATGTAAAAGCACAATTTAAAATATGCACATAATTAAGACATACAAAAGTTAGTCTCTCTTTCATggtaatgaaaaattctatttacaaactaGTATGGATAACATACCTAGCAAAGCACTTACATGACaatttgatttggaaaagaaattttataatttgaattttacaaatcaaatcttaccatatAAGTGATGTGGTTGGTGTGTTCTATATCTATCTTACAATAGAAGAAATCCATGTAATTAGGTATTGCAAAAGAGtggtgaagaaaaagaaaaataattattaaaataccGAGTTGAGTTGGTCATTTGTGGAGACTAGAATTCAATTCAGGATACGTTAGTAAGACCTTCTTCCAAAGAAAAGCATTAGACGAACCTTCAACACTCACGCACCCCCAGGAGGTTTTGgttgtttggggggggggggggggggggggggggggggggggggggagagatgGTCCTGTATGATAGTGTAAATCCTCCACAAAAGTGTCAGACATGACAAAAACAGCACAAGGCTGTCAAGTTTCAACTCTAGATGATACACACCAACTGCTTGTATAGAACAACAAAAGGCTAAAATTTTGAACACATGCAACAATCATTTcaagaggaattttttttttttttttattggcaccggctgtccaggaacagcatcccgactgattccgggggtgcacaggccctcggcaaagaATTTTTCACAAGTGCACCTCtggtaattcaaggagaaaatcccTCAGTTTGATGGCccctaaagattgtttgcacctgaGGGGATTTGAACTTTAGACCTAGGGAAGCATACCCCCaaacccaaggcctttaccacttgagccaacccctaggggttcatTTCAAGAGGAAAATTATAAACACCTAACTCTCCAAATTCAGGAAAAGAAATCCCTATATGTAGAATCTGACCTGTTCACCAGCATGATAATTACGATCAGCAATGACCTGCACAGACAAGTGAAAATTGACAAAACCATACCTAACTCGCAGGTGCACacacaaacagagagagagagagagagagtacttcTGAGACTTGTTTGTCATCATCACTAAATACAATTGATTCTGAAGCTCCATCATGATTTAAAAAGTCAGCAAATGGAATCTACAAATATATTATCATGGAAAGAGAAATTATGTAAAGAGTATAAAGAGTAATTGCTCTTAATCCTCCAGAAAAGTGCACATGTCATCATAAAATCAATACCAGGGATAATCCCTTTGAGCTTCCCCATGCTCGAGAACCAACTGTCAAATTAGGAATGAACTTTCAGATTAACTTATTAGAATACAATCCCACGTTACCcttatataaacataaaattagGTAGTACTTGGCATCAGCATTGAATAACAAAACGCTACAGCCTCTAATGAGCAGCAACAACATAACTTTCAAGAAGAGTAACTGGGTCTTGAATGGGCAATTCATAATCCGAGAAATGAGtaattaattattcaaaatGACCCACCAGCTGACTCTACCCAAAATTGCATTGCATTTGATTAAAGAAACTTCGAGGTTTGATTATAGAACAATATCACAATATCTACCAAgtaaaatgaaacttaaaaattttgaagTCATGTTTGACGGTAGAAAGATGAAGGTTTCTGCacaaataacaattaaatatGAAACCAAATATGTGCAGAAAGGAGCATTCTGAGGTCCATTAACACCAGAATCACTTGATAAACTCAGTGTGTCAATATTATGCAAGATGCAATTTTATGGTGATCAGAATTCTGGTCACTAACTATTAACTTAGTCATAACAGAGTAAACtatgcaattttttttggtTCAGAAGCAGGAATTGAATGGTCTCCACAGGAAAGCATGTATTCCAACTGAATATACTTACCCAAGGCACATGCGTGCATGAAATCCTTATGTGTGATATCTCCAAAAAGTTCAGGGAAACATTGAAGAGCCTGTAATCATCATAAAGCATGTCTTAACATGATCAGAAAGAGTCTGTATATCACTGGTAAAAAAAGACCACAAAGAATCAATATGCAAAAAGCCATGATATCAATACATTCAACAAAATTTCATAGAAGATAGGCCTGTAATTGATATGTACATTGCACCATTTGATATTCCAATGCTTTGAACTCATTGATTGGTAGTTCTGGTCAGTTAATTCTGTTGAACAAAAAACAACccaatatattaattttttggataagtacatTAAATTGCGTTTAATGATAACATATTCCTCGAGCTTTGGATCACATAGTAAGCAGTGGAATATATTTGGGATAGATCTTGACTTCAAATCTTACAAAAAGGgggaaaagatttaaaaaaataactgattTCTCTGAGTAGTCGCACTTCTAGGACATTGATGGCAGTAAAGCATATTTATTTCCATAGTCCTGTCCTCATTCTTGTTCAGTTCAGAAGTTATTAATCATAAAAAGAAACAGTAGTTCAGCACAATGAAGAGTGACTTTGCCACAATTGATGTCCATTTTTATGCACTGGTGTCCCCAATCTTCACCAACAATTGCATAAGGGTGTATTTCTGGACGCTGAAATATTTGAAGCTGATGAATGTTCTCAAGAACATGGAATATATTTTAAGCGAAATAGAATGTGTTTGTTACGGCATATACCACTGAGACATAAGTAATTGGCTCATTGTATTGCCATTCTTTAAGAttgcgtttgggtagtgaggtgatctcatatattctgtgaatagtaatgaaaaagtaatgataaaatattcaatagtaatgaatagtaggtgaaatgtaataataaaataatgaatagtagtggagAATACTCCGCTACCCAAACTAGCCCTGTCACCTCATGCTGGATCACTCACCATCTGCTTTATCAGTTAATATTAATCagtgtaaaaattaataaaaaccaGAAAAGGTGTTGGGAATAAGATTGCAGGATTCCCTAGCCATAAAAAGTTACGCATACATGTAATCAAACATACACAAGCATATTgattcacacacacacagaccatgtataaatgaaatcaaaagaaataaaaaggaaaacatatTGAACCCGTTACCAGCCTGATTGCCAAAAAGTCCTTTTCAATTTGAGATTTGTGATTGATTGTTTCTTGATAAACTGAGCTTTGACAAATCATCTCCAACTCAGCTTCACTCCAAAATATCTCCAAAGATTAAAACCATATACATCAGATATATGGAAGCTAATTATATAGAGGCTATGTTGCtaactaaataaaaaacagGGTTCTTTTTTCACTTCTTATAATATTACAATAAGGGAAACATCCCCCTCCCAGATTCTCTTTTTTCAATAGATGGAACTTCAGACCTCTCCCTCCCAATTGAACAGAGCAAAATGGTTGTCGTGAATTAGAGTACTTTAAATTATAGATAATGACATGGCATCCAATTATCTATTTAAGAAAAGCCATTATAAAATGGAGGTCGCCACATTGCTGAGTTCAATACACGTACATATCAAGAGAGTCATTTTTAGCAGTATTATAGCCTGCACTTCCCCGACCTTTCAGAGACTGCACATTTCCACATAAACGATTCCAGTGAACACTTCACTGCAGGCTTTttctatagaaaatatttatgatgcaaCATGAACAAAGGAAACACTTACCATATTATGCATCTCCCCGGGCTGAGGAAGACGGCTGACATAATGGGCCCATTCAGATTTCTGTAATGAAAGAAATGGATACAGAATAAATCATTCAGTTCTTATTTCCTCAAATATTGACAAATAAAGGAAAGAGACAACACAACAAGatatacaaacaaaaataataatagcatTCTCAAATGTACAAGAACATGAaaatatgctttatttttatcagtaaacaagaactttattaatgagaaagtaggcatagcccaagtacatgggaaACTATGCACAACCTATATTGATATAAACATTCATATGAGCTTACAAGAAGAAATATAACATTACCTGGCCGAATTTCTGCTCAACAAGAATAACAATAGCAAGCTTTGCGATATTCCCAACTTCATTACCTAATAAGGATTTGATTTCCGGAAGAAGATGAGCTGGTGTTACTTGCTGCAAATCAATTAGAGAAATCACGAACTACATTTGGTTTCTACTACAGCAAGGCGTGCCTTAAAAGAGTACAATAGTGCTTATCAATTAATACCACGCTGTAAGGAACCTTCAAAATGCAGTCTCCAGTTTGTATGGTTTTAGAAGCAAACAAAGACCTGCATGCGGGAAACAGATGTAACTCaaactaattttgaaaaaacaaacaattcaatattttataagcAAAAACCTAATACAACTCCCATTAAAGACAATTTCAGAGTAGGTTAACAAAACACTATTTTCCATGCCTAACCTATGACACCGTTATGAAAGCAGGATGAGATAGGAGCAAAGGAATGGACACTAGCTCATACTCAATACTGTTAGGATCAAGCGCTTACCACTAGGCCAAAAGCAATTGCTGTTAGCAGAGGCGCAACTTTATTTCCTTATACACTCTGGCAGCGCAAAGCCCCACATCTATCCATGCTTCGGGCGGGCATGAGACGCTTCGCAGTGCACACAAGGTGCACCGACGGGTTGGGCTGTCAAGCACCGATAGACTCCCACAAGCCTAGCGAGTCCCTAAGGTTTGTAGtgttaaaattatcaatatacCTGGTGACCAGAATGATTGCTCCAAACTTACAAAGTTTCCTAAGAATTAACCATCGTTTTTCAATAGGAACAAGATGCTAGTAGTGTTTCAATTAAAGTTTCTTTCcaattttgtaaagaaatatGCAACAATATCtagtaagaaaaagaaagaaaagaacctGCCGTAAGCAGATTTGCCAATCGAAAGCACCGATGATATCTGAGAGCCAGCTTTTTGCTCCAACCACCGCAGGAAATCGTCAGAGTCCTCGTCCAAAGAGCGGGAACCCTACCACACAACAACGCGGCAGCATGTAAAATTAATTAGACCCTAATTAGTTTAGCTAACACAAACTTGGCACTAAATGAACCTACATCGGCACCACCGTTTGGTTGCTGTGAAAAACAACGACAATAAAGGGAATCCTATGCATACACTGACACAAATAATTGGATTGAGGACTCTAAATTTGATAGCGTTTGCTATTGATACAAATTTTTCAGGGAACCAACCAGAGAGTGAAAGGGAGAGATGTTAACTTCGAAACCTGGGGTTCGGATAACGATGTGAACTTGAACTTAATGCGGAGACTGGGAGGGACGGAGAAGAGTGGACGTTGATACGGCCTGAGGTTCGGGATTCGAGTTCCCCTGAGCATTGCAGTGTTCAAACTTCAGAGCCAAAAACGTTTTCGTTCAGAGTTCAAGAACTTGGGCGTCTGCGCAAAATATTACCGAACTTTAACTCGACTATACCCGTTTGGATATTCAGTTTGAGATAGTGAGTTCGGATCCGTTTGGACGTTCAATTGAATTGAGTTgggttgagttgaaataataaaatattattaaaatattattttttaatattattattatttaaaaatttaaaaaaattgaattatttattatattttatattaaaatattaaaaaattataatgatgaattaaaataagttgagatatatTTAAGAACCAAATAAAGTCctagatgatttataaataatagtaaaattattgcattaaaataagataatataatttttaaaattttgtgtatttgaattttaaaataaaatgagatggttttgatCTTTTGAGAATTTGATAGTTATAAGTCTCGCTAATCATTGCAATTAATACCTACACAAAAAATCTTCCAATCACATGattaaaattactaaattttttgaatttagtttaattaattcttttttatatttacaaaatttataaaatatggtAATTCTAAGAAATcgaaatttttattaatatatcattatagaGAGTTCGCCTTGCATGGATTGATCGAAAAATGTGAGGTTTGGAAACTCCCTACATAAATGGAGATGAATGAGGGGAAGGGGTTTGAAAATATAGTTTTGCTATAGGCAACTGGAGGTGGGGAACCTCGGGGGAATCGGCTGACGTGGCATTAGccgagatatatatattaaaaaaaatgactgaAACATAAGAAAAACGGAGGGAAATTTCGTGGAAGGCGTCTTCGTCTTCATGTTTTCGAGTGGCGTCGTCTTCAACTGATCCCAACATTTCATCTATGATCGCCATCATGAGTAGGACCAAAGCTTGTTGCAGTCGCTGTCATCATATATTCCAGATCTCCTCGGTTGCATATATTCCAAGCTCTCTCACAATCACCTCCAATGGTCACTACATGCACATACTCACTTATTCTCTTTAATCTTATCATTCTTTATTCTCAATCGTATGAGACAGATATCCTTTTAACCTTCAAGGCCTCCATTGAAGACTCCAATAATGCTCTCTTTAACTGGACTTGTATCTCCTTCGTATCCACGCCTTCACTTTCTGTTACTTCTCTCAACCTTCAAAACTTAAACTTTTATGGTGAAATCTCTTCTTCAATCTGTGAGCTCCCCCTATCTTTCTCACCTCAATTTTGCTGACAATGTTTTTAAACAACCCATTCCTCTTCATCTCTCTAAATGCAATACTTTGGAGACTCTGAATCTCAGTAATAATCTCATTTGGGGTTCAATCTCATCTCAGATTTCTCAGTTTTGTTCTTTGAAAGTGCTTGATCTCAATGGAAACCATGTTGAAGGAAAGATTCTAGAAAGCATGGGCTCACTGCATAACCTTGAAGTACTCAACTTGGGAAGCAACTTGCTTTCAAGTAGTCTACTTGTTGTTCTTGGTAACTTCATTGagcttcttgttcttgatttgTCTCAAAATGCATACTTGGTCAGTGAGCTTCCCAGTGATTTTAGGAAGCTCGAGCAACTTCTTCTGCAAAACTCCAATTTTTATGGTTAAATCTCAGACTATTTGTGGGTTTGCGAAATTTGACCATTTTGGACCTTTCCCAAAACAATATGACCGGCGAGGTTCCTCGAACACAAGTGCTGAAGGGGTCGAAGATGAATGGATGAAGGAGTGCTGAAGACGACGGTAGGGAGTCGTCGTGCTGAAGGGGTTGAAGACGAATAGAGGGAGACGAGTTCGAAGGTTGAAAACagagggaagaaaaaagggGCCAAAACGTCCCGTTTCATTTTCTACAGGGGCAACGGTTCCCCCACGGTTCCTCCTCCCAGTTGCATATagtgtttttcttgaaaatattaaagGTGTTTTCTCCTTTCCTAAAAAAGTTGGTTCGGTTTTACCTTTcctctaaaaaaagaaaaagaaaaagttggtaGAAAGGTAAAAGTTTGTTGTGATATGAAAACAAGGAACTGAAACCATCTTTATAATTTCACTTTGACCGTTTGAATACTGGACGAACTCTCTGTACAAAGTGAGTTGATATATTTTGATCTtaattctaaatccaaaccgCACTAAAAATATTGACATTGGTTTATCTATATGTAAATGCAGATACATATTTGCATAATTAGACCATTAAATTGACTACTTTATTAtacatatgaaaatattttcatagctATAAACAATGTCAATACATATTTGAAGATGTACTATtcacttttcaaatattattttattattttttcctctctcctcccactcacTCTCTCCCGACCCTTtattcttctccctctctcaacaacaaaacaaaacattcaccttcattttattattataatatattatattttttatcattttttttatatttttaatataatatataaaaaattatattttttattattatatttttattattaatgtcaaatgtacgTAGTGggtgctaattgcaaaatatatataaaaataataattttttaaaaagaaaataaaaataatattttattattacttttactcaaatatgtataattcaatgtgagagtttttcttaaatgaCAAAGACAATCtctaaaatatgttattttgtatCTGAAAAATCAATGTTAATTCTATAATTGTTTAGTGTTGAGGCAGAGAAAATACGAAATTTCCAAATTcctttggaaaaacaaaaactctacTTTCACCCGGGGTGGGGACCTCCCGCATACCTGGGGTTCCACGTACACTTAGTTAAACGGTGCGTTTGCACCTTTTGATTTACCCTTTTAGCAAGCTTCCCAAGAACGGCCAACCAAACTGTCTTAAACATTAATTTTCCCTGATTTTAAAACTagtttcaagaaaaaaagtCCAGTTTACTCTCTTTGAAGCTAGACATCATTTGCTCGATTGTGCCTTGTGTCCTGATCTTCCAATACTTGCATCCATGGACACCGCTCAATGGCCGCAGGTAGATAGATCCAAATACTCAGTCTTATGGTTCTTGATTCAGTCTGAGACTATGATTTTCTTTCTGGGTCTAACTTTTCGTTAGAATAGTTTAGACTCTtagtttgtttttcttatttattggGACActtttttggtaaaaaatatgatgttcATGGCTAGTGCTCGGTGCAAGTCCCCACTTAATTGGATTTAGTTCTTATCAGTTCTTCAATTAACATATTTCACTTTATCATTCTCTTTTGGGTATTTGAAAACTGCACCAAGAACCGAATTTCTACTACTGCTACTTCTACTACCTCTCAACTTTCTAATTTAAAGCTTATTTCTGGACTTACTTCAAAGGGT
Above is a genomic segment from Juglans microcarpa x Juglans regia isolate MS1-56 chromosome 1D, Jm3101_v1.0, whole genome shotgun sequence containing:
- the LOC121255599 gene encoding uncharacterized protein LOC121255599 isoform X3 yields the protein MLRGTRIPNLRPYQRPLFSVPPSLRIKFKFTSLSEPQGSRSLDEDSDDFLRWLEQKAGSQISSVLSIGKSAYGRSLFASKTIQTGDCILKVPYSVQVTPAHLLPEIKSLLGNEVGNIAKLAIVILVEQKFGQKSEWAHYVSRLPQPGEMHNMALQCFPELFGDITHKDFMHACALVGSRAWGSSKGLSLIPFADFLNHDGASESIVFSDDDKQVSEVIADRNYHAGEQVLIRYGKFSNATLMLDFGFSLPYNKQDEVQIQFNVPHHDFLREKKIEFLQRHCIPIAKDVNGFNSSVESFTIKEVRSAKGKGKGLPQSLRAFARVLACTTYEELGDLAKEAAQNDGRLARRPLSDRSKEIQAHQMLLSRITQLIEEYNAAIKSLVPISFPPMCETLALRRQMARDLLNGELRILKSASAWLKNYCATLTTFTCNCENISD
- the LOC121255599 gene encoding uncharacterized protein LOC121255599 isoform X2, yielding MLRGTRIPNLRPYQRPLFSVPPSLRIKFKFTSLSEPQGSRSLDEDSDDFLRWLEQKAGSQISSVLSIGKSAYGRSLFASKTIQTGDCILKVPYSVQVTPAHLLPEIKSLLGNEVGNIAKLAIVILVEQKFGQKSEWAHYVSRLPQPGEMHNMIFWSEAELEMICQSSVYQETINHKSQIEKDFLAIRLALQCFPELFGDITHKDFMHACALVGSRAWGSSKGLSLVIADRNYHAGEQVLIRYGKFSNATLMLDFGFSLPYNKQDEVQIQFNVPHHDFLREKKIEFLQRHCIPIAKDVNGFNSSVESFTIKEVRSAKGKGKGLPQSLRAFARVLACTTYEELGDLAKEAAQNDGRLARRPLSDRSKEIQAHQMLLSRITQLIEEYNAAIKSLVPISFPPMCETLALRRQMARDLLNGELRILKSASAWLKNYCATLTTFTCNCENISD
- the LOC121255599 gene encoding ribulose-1,5 bisphosphate carboxylase/oxygenase large subunit N-methyltransferase, chloroplastic isoform X1, yielding MLRGTRIPNLRPYQRPLFSVPPSLRIKFKFTSLSEPQGSRSLDEDSDDFLRWLEQKAGSQISSVLSIGKSAYGRSLFASKTIQTGDCILKVPYSVQVTPAHLLPEIKSLLGNEVGNIAKLAIVILVEQKFGQKSEWAHYVSRLPQPGEMHNMIFWSEAELEMICQSSVYQETINHKSQIEKDFLAIRLALQCFPELFGDITHKDFMHACALVGSRAWGSSKGLSLIPFADFLNHDGASESIVFSDDDKQVSEVIADRNYHAGEQVLIRYGKFSNATLMLDFGFSLPYNKQDEVQIQFNVPHHDFLREKKIEFLQRHCIPIAKDVNGFNSSVESFTIKEVRSAKGKGKGLPQSLRAFARVLACTTYEELGDLAKEAAQNDGRLARRPLSDRSKEIQAHQMLLSRITQLIEEYNAAIKSLVPISFPPMCETLALRRQMARDLLNGELRILKSASAWLKNYCATLTTFTCNCENISD